CGCAGCGGGCCACAGGGTGTTTGTGGAGGCCAGCAGTCCGGTTTCCGCGTCGGACAGGCCGTAACCCACCACGCGGGGAATGTAGGGAGCCTGGACAATGGCGAGCGTCATGCCGGGGATTTTCTCCTCCTCCATGAAATCGTAGATCAACTGGTCAATGGAGCGGTTCAGGTAGGCCACACGGGAATTTCCGCGTCCCCGGGAGGGGAGCTGCACGGCAACGGAATCATCTTGGGACATATTCGCAGGATTGTTATTCGCAAGGGCCGGGTATCCCATTGCCATGCACGCGCAGGCAAGGAGCCCCCATCCAAAACAGGAAGTATTATTCATGGCGCCTCCATATAAGACCAAATTCCTTCCATTACGTTCATCCGGGAACGGCGGCCCCGCGGGAATATCCCCCACAACGGACGGATTTTCACCCGCCAAGGCGGGAAAAACGGCCTACAGGGAAACAAAGTTTTTCAGCAGCTGCACTCCCAGTTTCTGGCTTTTTTCCGGGTGGAATTGCGTGGCTACCAGGTTTCCGCGCCTGATGGCGGCGGCAAAACGCACTCCGTAGGTACAGGAAGCGGCAACCAGGGAACTGTCCTCCGGAACGGGATAGTAGGAATGCACAAAGTAGAAATAGGGGTCTTCCCCCATGCCCTGCCAGACGGGGTCCGCCGGATGGGACAGGGAAAGGCGGTTCCACCCCATGTGGGGCACCTTGAGCTCGGATTCCGGGAAACGCACTACGCGGCCCTTGAAGAGGCCCAGTCCGGGCACGCCTTCATCTTCCTCCCCGCTCTCAAAGAGAACCTGGTAACCCACGCAAATGCCCAGGAAAGGCCTGTCCGCCTCAATCCATTCCCGGATCAAGGGGGCCAGCCCCTGGCCGCGGAGCTTTTCAGCGCAGTCTCCGAACGCACCCACGCCCGGCAGCACCAGATGGGTAACGCCCTCCGCATCCTCCGGCGTGCGGACCAGATGGCCGTGCACTCCGGCGGCTTCAAACGTATTCAGCACACTGCGGAGATTGCCCGCCCCGTAATCAATCACACCGAGTTTCATGGCTTACAGCATGCCCTTGGTTGACGGAAGGGTTCCGGCGGCCCTGGGATTAATGGCGGCGGCCTGCCGCAGAGCATGGGCGATTCCCTTGAAGACCGATTCCGCAATGTGGTGGCCGTCCCTGCCGTAAAGCACTTCCACGTGCAGGTTGCAGCGCAGGTTGTTCGCCAAGGCGCGGCAGAATTCCTCGCACAGGGTCAGCGGAAAGTTGGGCGCGTCCGGAAGGCCGCCTTCCGGAAGGCGGAATACCACGTACGGACGGTTGCTCAGGTCCATGACCACGCGCGTGAGGGTCTCGTCCATGGGAAGATGGGAACAGCCATAGCGCACGATGCCC
This genomic stretch from Akkermansia biwaensis harbors:
- the hisH gene encoding imidazole glycerol phosphate synthase subunit HisH, with translation MKLGVIDYGAGNLRSVLNTFEAAGVHGHLVRTPEDAEGVTHLVLPGVGAFGDCAEKLRGQGLAPLIREWIEADRPFLGICVGYQVLFESGEEDEGVPGLGLFKGRVVRFPESELKVPHMGWNRLSLSHPADPVWQGMGEDPYFYFVHSYYPVPEDSSLVAASCTYGVRFAAAIRRGNLVATQFHPEKSQKLGVQLLKNFVSL
- the hisB gene encoding imidazoleglycerol-phosphate dehydratase HisB, which gives rise to MRNASCKRVTGETDISMELNLDGTGCAAVATGHAFFDHMLDLLARHSLMDLTLQARGDLEVDAHHTVEDVGIVLGECIKNALGDKKGIVRYGCSHLPMDETLTRVVMDLSNRPYVVFRLPEGGLPDAPNFPLTLCEEFCRALANNLRCNLHVEVLYGRDGHHIAESVFKGIAHALRQAAAINPRAAGTLPSTKGML